DNA from Mycolicibacterium alvei:
GTCTTCGTCGCATGCGTGCCCTGGCGCTTGGCGGCCAACTGAGCGTTGACGACCTGATGCATCAGAGCGATGTTGGGTTCGACGTCGAAGAGGGCAGCCGGAAGTTCTACGCTGCCGTCCTTCTTGCCTGCCGGCGTCTTCACATCAATTTTGAGAGTCATTACTTCTCGCCTCGCTTGATTGCGCTGCGGACAACCACCAGACCACCGTTGCGTCCGGGGATGGCGCCCTTGATCAACAGCACGCCGTTCTCCGCATCGACCTTGTGAACCTTGAGGTTCTGCGTGGTCACCCGGTCGTGGCCCATGCGGCCCGACATCCGGGTGCCCTTGAACACGCGGCCCGGGGTGGCACAGCCACCGATGGAGCCGGGGCGACGGTGCACTGCCTGGGCGCCGTGGCTGGCACCCTGGCCGGCGAAGCCGTGACGCTTCATGGTGCCGGCGAAGCCCTTGCCCTTGCTGGTGCCGGTCACGTCGACGTAAGCACCGTCGGCGAAGATCTCGGCGGTCAGCTCCTGGCCCACCTCGTACTCGGCGGCAGCAGCTTCGTCGACCCGCAGCTCAGCCAGGTGGCGACGCGGGTTGACACCCGCGGCGGCGTACTGACCGGTGACGGGCTTGTTGACCTTGCGCGGGCTGATCTCGCCATAGGCGAGCTGCACGGCGCTGTAGCCGTCGCGCTCGGGGGTACGGATAAGGGTCACCACGTTGGGGCCGGCCTTCACGACCGTCACCGGGACGACTTTGTTGTTCTCGTCGAACACCTGCGTCATGCCCAGCTTGGTGCCCAAAATGCCTTTTCTAGCCATTTTTCTCGGGTCTCCTACTGGATATTGACGTCGACACTGGCCGGCAGGTCGATACGCATGAGCGCGTCAACCGTCTTCGGCGTCGGGTCGAGGATGTCGATCAGTCGCTTGTGGGTGCGCATTTCGAAATGCTCGCGCGAGTCCTTGTACTTGTGCGGCGACCGGATGACGCAGTAAATGTTCTTCTCAGTCGGCAACGGCACGGGGCCCACGACGCTGGCACCGGTACGGGTGACCGTCTCGACGATCTTGCGCGCCGAGGCATCAATGGCCTCATGGTCGTAGGCCTTGAGCCTGATGCGGATCTTCTGTCCCGCCACGCTTCTCCTACCTCTACTTCGTACATCGGCCGGCCGTATCGAAGCCTCGATGGGAGATCCCACCGAAACCCGTCGGGCCTGTGCCTCGGCGCGGGTGCGCCGAGAATTGCCGCCGCTGTTTACCTGTCTGTGGTCCACCGGCCCCCGCGGTCGGGCGTGTCGCCTTCGCGCACACTATCTCGCCCTGGAAATCAGTCGCGATCTAGTGTTGGGACCGGATGCGCCCGTGGGGGCGCGGGTCGTATGCCTGGCCAGGAATACCCGGCGCAAGGCAACCCGAACAGTATGCCTTAGATCCCGGCATGCTCCAAATCCACGATCGAGCAGGTCGGAGTACCGGTCGAGCGCGGTCCGCACATGAAGCGCCATGGCGGAAAAATGACCGCCGGACCGCCACAGCGCTTCACCCGCGACAGATCCCGGTCGACGGTCGCCCCCGGCTCGGCACGGCCCGTTCCACCGAACTTACTTTTGAGTAAGGTGAGGCGCATGACGCAGTCGCCGGCGAGGACCCCCAGCGCTACCTATAAGGCATGGAAGAAGCTGTCACCGCTGCCCGGCGGCAGCTGGGCGTTCTCCGCAGCGGCCATGGCCCGGGTGCCCTACTTCGCCTCGATCCTCCCCCACGTCGTCCGCATGGAGCCCGGCCTGGCCGAGGTGACCGTGCCGAAGTGGTTCTACGTCTACAACCACCTGCACACCGTGCACGCCATCGCCTCGTGCAACGCCGCCGAGATGGCGATGGGCATGCTGATGGAGGCCACCGTACCGACGACGCACCGCTGGATCCCCAAGGCGATGAATGTGGCCTACCTCGCCAAGGCCACCACCTCGCTGCGGGCCAGGGCCGAGTTGACCCCACCGGATTTCGGCACCCTCACCGAAGGCACCGACATCGTGGTGCCGGTCAGCATCACCGACCGCCACGGCGTCGAGGTCGTGCACGCCGACATCACCACCTGGGTCACGCCGGCCTGAGCTCGAAATGCGGATCCGGGGTCGCCATCGAGTTCACTTCTCCCCCAGCCCGGCCCAGAACGGGCATTGATGTTCGCGTGCGTAGCCATTGTCGACGCGACTGCCGTCGGCCTGCAACGACATTCGGGCGCCGTCGCCCGCCGGATCGAACCCGGGCCAGCCCGGCTGACCGTCGACGGCAGGATCGCCGGTGCGCACGAAAGCGCTCCAGTAGTCGATCATCTGGTCCGAGAGCCGTTGCTGCGCCGGGTCCAACGGAGGCGCCCCACCGACGTCGAACAGGTAGCGAAGCTCCAGCGAGTGACTGGCGCCGACCGGGAAGGGTAGCGTTCGCAAGGCCTCCGGCGCCGGGGCGGAGCGATCGTTGAACTCGTAGGCATAGACCGGCCCGGTGCGGGACAGTTCACCGGCCATCCGCTCCGAGACGCAGGCAAAGGCGCCGTCGGTCACCGCTGCCGAATATGCCTGTGCCACACCGCCGTAGCGATCGATCGGGTAGTTCGCGCCGACCGTCGCGGCGTCGGCGCCGAAGGTCTCGGACAGGAGCCGTGGGTAATCCGCCGCGACGTAGCGCTGGCCGTGCCGCAGATAGCGCAGCGCCACGAACAATGTGAACTCATCTCGAGTGGTCCCGATGAGCACCGGCACCGGATCGGCGCGGTCAGACGCGAATGCCGCCAACGGGGCCTGAGGAATCAACGCCGACCCGGTGACCGGACCGGCCAGCTCGTCACTACCGATATTGAAGTACCAGACCGGTTTTCGTAGCCGGCCCACCGGCAGTGCCCGCAAGCAGGTGGCCGCCACCGCGAGTTCGGGACATCCGACGGCGGCCGCGTAATCGAATGAGCGTCGGGTCGCGGTGGCCAGGTCGGCCTGCGCCTGGCACGGTGCGCTCATCAGGATCGCGGCGCGGAACAATCCCGTCGAACCCGGCGATACCAGATGGTCGCACACCGACATCCCACCTGCGGATTCCCCCGCGACAGTGATCTTTTCGGGATCGCCGCCGAAGTCGGCGATGTTGTCGCGCACCCACCGCAGCGCCGCCTGCTGGTCGGCCAGGCCGTAGTTGCCGATGTCACCTGCGGACCCCAGGGCCGGGTGAGCCAGGAACCCCAGCGTGCCGAGTCGGTAGTTGATCGTCACCACCACGATGTCGCCGCGCGCGGCCAACCGCGCCGCGTCGTAGATACCGCTGCTACCGCCCGCGAACGCGCCGCCGTGGATCCACACCATCACGGGGCGCAACTCCGCCGAGACCCGCGGCGTCCAGACGTTCAGGCTCAGGCAGTCCTCGGCGGTGTTGGCCCCGCGTTCGGGATCCAAATCGGGGTCCTGGATACACCG
Protein-coding regions in this window:
- the rplC gene encoding 50S ribosomal protein L3, whose translation is MARKGILGTKLGMTQVFDENNKVVPVTVVKAGPNVVTLIRTPERDGYSAVQLAYGEISPRKVNKPVTGQYAAAGVNPRRHLAELRVDEAAAAEYEVGQELTAEIFADGAYVDVTGTSKGKGFAGTMKRHGFAGQGASHGAQAVHRRPGSIGGCATPGRVFKGTRMSGRMGHDRVTTQNLKVHKVDAENGVLLIKGAIPGRNGGLVVVRSAIKRGEK
- the rpsJ gene encoding 30S ribosomal protein S10, translating into MAGQKIRIRLKAYDHEAIDASARKIVETVTRTGASVVGPVPLPTEKNIYCVIRSPHKYKDSREHFEMRTHKRLIDILDPTPKTVDALMRIDLPASVDVNIQ
- a CDS encoding hotdog fold domain-containing protein, giving the protein MTQSPARTPSATYKAWKKLSPLPGGSWAFSAAAMARVPYFASILPHVVRMEPGLAEVTVPKWFYVYNHLHTVHAIASCNAAEMAMGMLMEATVPTTHRWIPKAMNVAYLAKATTSLRARAELTPPDFGTLTEGTDIVVPVSITDRHGVEVVHADITTWVTPA
- a CDS encoding carboxylesterase/lipase family protein; this encodes MRSGRRVVALLAVLAMLVGGCAWGGGQAVTSGHPPGHVQGPDPALVQTAAGTLRGTVVSDHRLFAGVPYAAAPVGPMRFAAPAPAPGWAGERDATRPGPRCIQDPDLDPERGANTAEDCLSLNVWTPRVSAELRPVMVWIHGGAFAGGSSGIYDAARLAARGDIVVVTINYRLGTLGFLAHPALGSAGDIGNYGLADQQAALRWVRDNIADFGGDPEKITVAGESAGGMSVCDHLVSPGSTGLFRAAILMSAPCQAQADLATATRRSFDYAAAVGCPELAVAATCLRALPVGRLRKPVWYFNIGSDELAGPVTGSALIPQAPLAAFASDRADPVPVLIGTTRDEFTLFVALRYLRHGQRYVAADYPRLLSETFGADAATVGANYPIDRYGGVAQAYSAAVTDGAFACVSERMAGELSRTGPVYAYEFNDRSAPAPEALRTLPFPVGASHSLELRYLFDVGGAPPLDPAQQRLSDQMIDYWSAFVRTGDPAVDGQPGWPGFDPAGDGARMSLQADGSRVDNGYAREHQCPFWAGLGEK